The sequence below is a genomic window from Actinokineospora baliensis.
CGCTGGACGCGTACTTCGGTGTGTACCTCCCTGCGCTCGTCACCGCTGCCGTGGTGCCACTAGGCGTGGGCGCGTCCATCTTGTTCGTGGACTGGCCTTCTGCGGTGGTGGTGGCTCTTACGGTGCCGCTGATCCCCCTGTTCGCCATCGTCATCGGCCGCTACACCGAAGACCGCGTAAGCCCAGCGGCTCGTGCAACTGAGCGGCTGTCGGGGCAGCTGCTGGAGCTCGTGCGCGCGTTGCCGGTTCTTACCGCGTTTCGTCGCGCGTCAGCTCAGGCCGAGGCGGTCCGGGTCGTGTCGGAAGCCCATCGGCGCAGCACTCTCGGCGTACTAAGAGTGGCGTTTTCGTCGGCCTTGGTCCTAGAGCTCATCGCGACGCTGTCGGTGGCCCTTGTCGCGGTCGTGATCGGCCTGCGGTTGGTCGGCGGTGACCTCACGTTGGCAGTGGGGTTGTTCGTACTGATCGTGGTCCCTGAGTGCTACCTGCCGCTAAGGGCCGCTGGAGCTGCTCACCACGCGAGCGAGGACGGGCTGGAGGCGATCCGGCGGGTCGCGGAGATCCCGGTCGTCGCTGCGGCGGGCGGCACCCGCGTGGACCGGTTCAACGAGCTGCGGATCGAAGGGCTACGGGTCCAGCGGCGTGATCGGTACGCGCCGGACGGGCTGTCGCTGGTGGTGCGGCCTGGGGAGATCGCGCGGCTCGGGTCGCCGAGTGGTGCGGGCAAGTCGACGACCTTCGCCGCGTTGCTGGGGTTCGTCGCGTTCGAGGGCTCGGTGCTCGTCGACGGCACTCCCCTGGCCGATGTTGATTTGTCGACATGGCGTCAAATCGTCACTTGGGTGCCGCAGCGTCCCGAGTTCGCCTCAGTCGTCGTCGCCGACGAGGTCGACGATGTCGCGCTCGCGAGTGAGCTCGGGATTGTTCACTTGTTGAATCGTAGGATTGTAGAACTATCGGCGGGGGAGCGGCAGCGAGTCGCTCTGCTGCGCGCCTTGGCCCGGCCCGGCACCCGCCTGCTCCTGCTCGACGAGCCGACCGCACACCTCGACCCCGCCACCGCCGCCCAGGTCATGGCCACCATCGAGCGCGCGGCCGCACGGGGGATCGCGGTCATCCTGGCCACCCACCGGGCGGTCGCCGCCGCCGAAGCCGAGCCCGAAGTGCGTACCCCGGCGGACGTCGAGGCGGAGGTTGAGGCACGCCCTCGTGCCCTGCGCGGCTTGATCAACCCCCGAATGCTCCTCGGCGCCGCGCTGGGTTCGGCCTCGCTGGTGTGCGGGGTCCTGCTGGCCGCGTTGTCCGCCTGGCTGATCGCCAAGGCCGCCCAGCAGCCCCCGATCCTCACCCTGTCGGTGGCGGTCGTCGGTGTCCGCGCCTTCGGCCTGGCCCGCGCGACCCTCCGCTACACCGAGCGCCTAGCCGTCCATGACGCTGTCTTTCGCACTGCCGGTGACCTGCGGGTCCGCCTATGGCAAGCGCTTGTACGCCTAGGCCCAGCCCGCTCGCTCAACCTCCGTCAGGGCGAGGGCCTCCGACGCTTCATCAACGATGTCGACACGGTCCGCGACCTGACTCCCCGCGTCCTTGTCCCGCCTCTGGTCGCTATAGGCGCGTGCGTCGTTGCCGTGGTCGTCCAGACCGCGATCCTTCCCAGCGCGGGTCTCGCCCTAGCCATCGCCGTACTCCTAGCGGGCCTCGCGGCCCCCCTTGTCTCGCTCGTCGCGGAACGCCACGCCACGGCCGCCCTGTCCGAAGGCAGGCGCACGGTCGCGGCGGGCATCCTTACGCTCCTCACCTGTGCGGCAGACCTGATTGCCTTCGACAGGCACACCGCCGCTCGTGCAGACCTAGCTGCAGCCGACACGGCTCTCGTCGCACGCGCCAAGAGGCAGGCATTCGCTGCGGGTGCTGGCCAGGCTCTGATCACCCTCTTGCTGGGCGCGGCCACCGTTGCCAGCACCTTCCTGGCAGTCGGCCTAGACCCGGTGCTGATCCCCATCGTCGCCCTAGTGCCTCTAGCCCTGGCCGAGGTCCTTTCCCTCCTGCCTCTGGCCGTCACCCACCTAGCGCCACTACGCGCTGCCTACGCACGCATCGCAGCACTAGAGGCGGCCCCACCCGCCCCCGCCGAGGCTTGGACCCCCAGCGACTCGGTGCGCCTAACGAGCGTCACTGCCCGCTGGCCCGGTGCCACCTGCCCCGCCCTCCACAACCTCGACCTGCACATCCCCGCAGGCACCCACACCGCCATCGTCGGCCCCTCTGGCGCGGGCAAGTCGACCCTCGCTGCGCTGCTCTTGGGCTTCTTGCCGCCAGAGACGGGAACGCTCACCCGCCCGCCCACGGTCGCCTGGTGCCCCCAAGACCCCATGCTCGCCGCGACCACCATCCGCGAGAACCTCAAGCTCGCCGCCCCCACCGCCACCGACGAGGAGTTGAAGGACGCCCTGGCCACCGCGGGCCTGGACCTTCCCCTGGACACCCAGGCGCCCACCACCTCGGGCGGCGAGGCTCAGCGCATCGCCCTGGCTCGAGCTCTCCTGGCCGACGCGGACCTGATCGTCCTCGACGAACCCACCGCCCACCTGGACATCCCCACCGCCAATCAAGTCTTGGACACCCTCCACGTGGCACTCGCGGGCAAGACCGTCGTCCACATCACTCACCGCGCCGAGGAGGCCACCCGGGCCGACCATGTCGTAGAGGTCACCAACGGCACCGCCCGCGCACTTGTGAGGGCTTAGCCTGATGGTCCCCATGGACCCCACACTTGCCGCGCGGACCCTCACCGCGTCCACCGAGATCGCCACGGCCGCGCTGTCCGGGCAGGACCCTGAGGCGGTGCTGCACCTAGTCGTGCGCGCAGCCGCAGAGCTCGCGGAAGCAGACCTGGGCCTAGTAATGACCGGCAACGACGACGGCTCTCTTACCGTCGAGGCCGCCCATGGCGCCCAAAACGCAGTAGGCCTGGTGCTCTCGCCTAGGTCCTCCGCCGCAAGAGTCGCCAGAGGCGGCGTCCCCATCGTCGCGGAAGACGTGATCACGGACCCGCGAACAGCCCCTTACGTCCCCCGCGAACTCAACGTCTACGGCCCCTTCGCCGCGGCCCCCTTCGGCACCCGCGAGTCCCGCCTAGGCGCCCTGACCGTCTACCGCCGCCGAGGAGCCAAGCCCTTCACCAACGGCACGGTCGAGGTTCTTACCGCCTTCGCCGCGCAGGCCGGGTTGGTCCTAGTCCTAGCCGAAGGCCGCAACGCCCACGAACGCGTCGGCCTCTATGAAGAGCGCGAACGCATAGCCCGAGACCTACACGACGTCATCATCCAACGCCTCTATGCGGCGGGCATGCAGCTAGACCTCTTGTCCCGCCGCCCGGCCCGCAAGCTCGCCAAAGCCGACTCCACCCGCCTGGCCGATGCTGTAGATCAGTTGGACGCCGCCATAGCCGACGTCCGCTCGGTGGTTCGGACCCTGCGCAACCCAGACCCCGAGCACCCCACCGCAGACCTCGCGGAGTCCGCCCGAGCCGAGGTGGCCACCGCCCGCGAACTCCTGGGCTTCGAACCCACCCTGCACATAACCGGCGACCTGACCACCATCCCCCCAGCCCTCGCCGACCACATCCGAGCCGCCCTCCGCGAGTCCCTATCAAACGTGGTCCGCCACGCCGGAGCCCTCCGAGTAGCAGTCCACCTCCACCGCCAAGGCCCCACCCTCCGCCTAACAGTCGCCGACGACGGCTGCGGCATCCCCGAGGGCGTAACCCACCGAGGCCTCAACAACCTAAAATCCCGAGCCACCCAATCCGGCGGTACCTGCCAAGTCCGCTCCTCCCCCCGAACCGGCACCACCGTCACCTGGGAAGTCCCCCTCCCCACCTAGCGCCGCCGAGCCAGCCCCGCCACCGCTCCCACAAGTCGCCGGTGCCAGGCCAACCCACCGAGTCAGCCCACCCAACCCAGCCCGCCGAGTCAGCCCCGCCCCCCTGGCCACCGCTCCCAGAAGCCGCTGGTGCCAGGCCAACCCCCCCGAGCCAGCCCACCCAACTCAGCCACCGCTCCGAGGAAGCCGCCCACCTAACTGCTCGATGGGGCGGACTTGGTTTGTGTGGGGGAGCGGTGCCCGTAGCCTTGCCTCGCTGCAGGGCCATGCTTTTCGGCCCCGGCTTTTGCGGTCCTGCCACGGGTGGCGCAGGGGCCCCGCGCAAACCAAGTTCGCCCCATCGAGCACACCGGACCACCACGGGTCCGTGTCGCAATGCCGAAGGCGAGCCGACCCCCGGAAGCCGCTGGTGCCAACCCAGCCCACCGAGCCAGCCCCGCCAGCCCGGCCGCCGCTCCCACAAGTCGGCGGTGCCACCCCAGCCCACCGAGCCAACCCACCCAACTCAACCCACCGAGTCGACCCCGCCAGCCCGACCACCGCCCCCGGAAGTCGCTGGTGAGGGGCCTCGAGGTTTCCGGACAGGAACCCAGTAAGATATGTCCTGTCGGGAAGTTGAGGGAGTGCACGTGGCCCATCGGAGTCCGTACTCGCCGGAGTTTCGTGAGGAAGCAGTTCAGATGGCGTTGCGGTCGAAACGGCCGATCGCCGAGACGGCGCGAGAGTTGAATATGAACTCGGAGACACTGCGTGTATGGGTGCGGAGCTATGAGCGGGAACAAGGTGCGGACTCGGCCGTCGCCGTGTCGGAGCCGTTGGCAACGGACGAACGAGCGCGACTACGAGAGTTGGAACGCCGTAACCGCGAACTCGAGATGGAAGTGTCTTTCCTGAAAAAAGCCGCAGCGTACTTCGCGAAGGATGCCGAGTAGTCAGCAAGTACGAGTTCATCGAAACGATGCGACTTGAACCTGCGAAGTACGCGTATCCCGTCCTGTTCATGTGCCGACTGCTCGACGTTTCCAGGTCCGGCTACTACGAATGGCGCGGCCGGGCGGAATCGGCCACCGCGCGACGGCGAGAGGAGCTGAAAGCGTTTATCCGGGACGCGTTCGAGGCCTCGGACTCGACTTACGGCCACCGGCGGGTCCATGCCCAGTTGCGGCGGGCAGGCGTGTGCGTGGGTGTTGAACTGGTCCGGCACCTCATGCGTGAACTGGGGCTGGTTCCCTGCCAGCCAAGGCCCCGGCGGTTCGGGCTGACCACCGCGGCGGCCGCGCCGGTGGGCGACCTGGTCGGCCGTGACTTCACCGCGCCCGCGCCGGGACGCAAGCTGGTCGGCGACATCACCTACGTTCCCACGATGGAAGGCTGGCTTTACCTGGCCACCGTGCTGGATTGCTGCACGAAAGAAGTGATCGGCTACGCGATGGACGACAACTACCAGACACCGCTCATCAGCCGCGCTATCCGCAACGCGGCCCGAAACCGCCCACTCGCCGACGGTGCGATATTTCACAGCGACCGCGGCAGCAATTACATGTCCACCGAGTACCACAACGTCCTCACCAGCCTCCGGTTGAAGCAATCAGCAGGGCGAACCGGAATCTGTTTCGACAACGCGATGGCCGAATCGTTCTTCGGCACACTCAAAAACGAATGCGTCAACCGGATGGCTTACTCCACCCGAGACGAAGCCCGGCAGCACA
It includes:
- the cydC gene encoding thiol reductant ABC exporter subunit CydC; the protein is MSSSGQSRPASRSGRGPLGALPGLSPSARRALALCGGLAVLNAVALVVQAWALALVLTSYSSRMLAVLAGAVVARSLLGWATQIVAARAAAGAKEELRAITLDRALALGPEWISSRGAGELTALATRGLDALDAYFGVYLPALVTAAVVPLGVGASILFVDWPSAVVVALTVPLIPLFAIVIGRYTEDRVSPAARATERLSGQLLELVRALPVLTAFRRASAQAEAVRVVSEAHRRSTLGVLRVAFSSALVLELIATLSVALVAVVIGLRLVGGDLTLAVGLFVLIVVPECYLPLRAAGAAHHASEDGLEAIRRVAEIPVVAAAGGTRVDRFNELRIEGLRVQRRDRYAPDGLSLVVRPGEIARLGSPSGAGKSTTFAALLGFVAFEGSVLVDGTPLADVDLSTWRQIVTWVPQRPEFASVVVADEVDDVALASELGIVHLLNRRIVELSAGERQRVALLRALARPGTRLLLLDEPTAHLDPATAAQVMATIERAAARGIAVILATHRAVAAAEAEPEVRTPADVEAEVEARPRALRGLINPRMLLGAALGSASLVCGVLLAALSAWLIAKAAQQPPILTLSVAVVGVRAFGLARATLRYTERLAVHDAVFRTAGDLRVRLWQALVRLGPARSLNLRQGEGLRRFINDVDTVRDLTPRVLVPPLVAIGACVVAVVVQTAILPSAGLALAIAVLLAGLAAPLVSLVAERHATAALSEGRRTVAAGILTLLTCAADLIAFDRHTAARADLAAADTALVARAKRQAFAAGAGQALITLLLGAATVASTFLAVGLDPVLIPIVALVPLALAEVLSLLPLAVTHLAPLRAAYARIAALEAAPPAPAEAWTPSDSVRLTSVTARWPGATCPALHNLDLHIPAGTHTAIVGPSGAGKSTLAALLLGFLPPETGTLTRPPTVAWCPQDPMLAATTIRENLKLAAPTATDEELKDALATAGLDLPLDTQAPTTSGGEAQRIALARALLADADLIVLDEPTAHLDIPTANQVLDTLHVALAGKTVVHITHRAEEATRADHVVEVTNGTARALVRA
- a CDS encoding GAF domain-containing sensor histidine kinase, yielding MDPTLAARTLTASTEIATAALSGQDPEAVLHLVVRAAAELAEADLGLVMTGNDDGSLTVEAAHGAQNAVGLVLSPRSSAARVARGGVPIVAEDVITDPRTAPYVPRELNVYGPFAAAPFGTRESRLGALTVYRRRGAKPFTNGTVEVLTAFAAQAGLVLVLAEGRNAHERVGLYEERERIARDLHDVIIQRLYAAGMQLDLLSRRPARKLAKADSTRLADAVDQLDAAIADVRSVVRTLRNPDPEHPTADLAESARAEVATARELLGFEPTLHITGDLTTIPPALADHIRAALRESLSNVVRHAGALRVAVHLHRQGPTLRLTVADDGCGIPEGVTHRGLNNLKSRATQSGGTCQVRSSPRTGTTVTWEVPLPT
- a CDS encoding transposase → MSCREVEGVHVAHRSPYSPEFREEAVQMALRSKRPIAETARELNMNSETLRVWVRSYEREQGADSAVAVSEPLATDERARLRELERRNRELEMEVSFLKKAAAYFAKDAE
- a CDS encoding IS3 family transposase, whose translation is MRLEPAKYAYPVLFMCRLLDVSRSGYYEWRGRAESATARRREELKAFIRDAFEASDSTYGHRRVHAQLRRAGVCVGVELVRHLMRELGLVPCQPRPRRFGLTTAAAAPVGDLVGRDFTAPAPGRKLVGDITYVPTMEGWLYLATVLDCCTKEVIGYAMDDNYQTPLISRAIRNAARNRPLADGAIFHSDRGSNYMSTEYHNVLTSLRLKQSAGRTGICFDNAMAESFFGTLKNECVNRMAYSTRDEARQHITRYIEFWYNRRRLHSAIGYRPPHEVYIEHKNQQIAA